One segment of Maridesulfovibrio ferrireducens DNA contains the following:
- a CDS encoding MATE family efflux transporter, which translates to MEMNTTNMTHSPYKTIWSLSWPQILMMIFHLMIGLVDVWVAGKLGREIQASMGMVSQSLFFFLVIGMAVANGSVAAISQSIGAGLLLRAKRYVGLCFQLGAVLGSIIFLIGFPFRNGMLSILRVPEEMRYVMEYFIEIFLYLLPLYYLLIITNAIFRAQKQVFLPLYSMIIVTVLNTILDLGLGLGMWGFPDLGYKGIALATFYSVSAGAVFNLFLLYKSGSLRRKSFAPYRWVRNAFPYLLKVAWPSGLMQLVWHSGYLVLYSITASLPFENVVALAGMTAGIKIESILFLPAFAFNMTASIIIGHYLGDGKPEEAKKFGYRILFLAIAFLSLTALGLWQFIRPITAIIAPEMVVLDEAVNYLFFNMLAIPFTLTSMIMAGALNGAGATLYNLFIFTFTIWGFRLPLAYYLGHEVFHSATGIWIAMLLSQIVQASIMFYAFSCLNWQKFSMTSNKKRNNHE; encoded by the coding sequence ATGGAAATGAACACCACGAACATGACCCACTCTCCATATAAAACTATATGGAGCCTCTCATGGCCTCAAATCTTGATGATGATTTTTCATCTGATGATCGGACTTGTTGATGTGTGGGTTGCCGGTAAGCTTGGCCGCGAAATTCAAGCTTCAATGGGCATGGTCAGCCAATCACTATTCTTTTTTCTCGTCATCGGCATGGCTGTCGCGAACGGTTCTGTTGCAGCAATCAGCCAGTCCATCGGAGCAGGGCTTCTGCTCAGAGCCAAACGGTATGTCGGACTTTGCTTTCAACTCGGCGCAGTACTCGGGTCGATAATTTTTCTTATCGGTTTTCCATTTAGAAATGGAATGTTGAGCATTCTACGAGTCCCTGAAGAAATGCGCTATGTTATGGAATATTTTATAGAAATATTTCTATACCTGCTTCCTCTTTACTACCTTCTCATCATCACAAACGCAATTTTCAGAGCACAAAAGCAGGTTTTTCTACCACTCTACAGCATGATCATTGTAACGGTCCTTAATACAATTTTAGACCTTGGACTCGGCCTTGGAATGTGGGGCTTTCCTGATCTGGGATATAAAGGTATTGCTCTGGCAACCTTCTACTCAGTTTCAGCCGGAGCAGTCTTTAATCTCTTTCTGCTCTATAAATCAGGCTCGCTTCGTAGAAAATCATTTGCCCCGTATAGATGGGTTCGCAACGCTTTCCCTTATTTGCTGAAAGTTGCATGGCCCAGCGGACTTATGCAGCTTGTCTGGCATTCCGGATATCTGGTTCTTTATTCAATTACAGCCAGTCTGCCCTTTGAAAATGTTGTAGCCCTTGCGGGAATGACTGCCGGAATTAAAATTGAGTCTATTCTTTTCCTTCCCGCGTTTGCTTTTAACATGACCGCCTCAATTATCATCGGACATTACCTCGGTGACGGCAAACCCGAAGAAGCTAAAAAATTCGGTTATCGCATACTCTTTCTGGCAATAGCCTTTTTGAGCCTTACTGCTCTGGGATTATGGCAGTTCATCAGACCCATAACGGCAATCATTGCGCCTGAAATGGTTGTTCTTGATGAAGCTGTAAACTATCTGTTCTTTAATATGCTGGCCATCCCGTTCACTCTCACCTCCATGATTATGGCGGGAGCACTTAACGGAGCAGGTGCGACTCTCTACAACCTCTTTATTTTTACTTTTACAATATGGGGATTCAGACTGCCGCTTGCATACTATCTCGGACATGAAGTCTTTCATTCAGCAACCGGGATCTGGATAGCTATGCTGCTTTCGCAAATTGTTCAGGCCTCAATAATGTTTTATGCTTTCTCATGCCTTAACTGGCAGAAATTCAGTATGACTAGTAATAAGAAAAGGAATAATCATGAATAA
- a CDS encoding winged helix-turn-helix domain-containing protein — protein MSGDDEFCPRVRLNLWLETDEGMLFGLGRAQLLEKIEELGSLNKASKALGMSYRAAWGRIKNTEEVLGDSLVLKTRGRGGCSLTPLGERVLEEYRQWAKEVENFAVMTARKSFPWKISSFDEDVERKKEESSE, from the coding sequence ATGTCCGGTGATGATGAATTTTGCCCTAGAGTCAGGCTTAACCTTTGGCTGGAAACGGACGAAGGTATGCTTTTCGGCCTAGGACGAGCTCAGCTCCTTGAAAAAATTGAAGAGTTGGGATCACTTAACAAGGCGTCAAAAGCACTTGGTATGTCGTATAGAGCTGCGTGGGGAAGGATTAAAAACACGGAAGAAGTTCTTGGAGACTCACTGGTACTTAAAACCAGAGGTCGTGGCGGATGCAGTCTGACACCGCTTGGAGAACGTGTGCTTGAAGAATATCGCCAGTGGGCAAAAGAAGTTGAAAATTTTGCCGTTATGACTGCAAGGAAATCGTTTCCGTGGAAAATTTCTTCTTTTGATGAAGATGTTGAAAGAAAAAAGGAAGAATCAAGTGAATAG
- a CDS encoding HDIG domain-containing metalloprotein — protein sequence MISRDDAFELLKNNTPEENLIHHALESEAVLKALAEKLGKNQDKWALTGLLHDLDYSKTCNVPENHGLVSAKILEEHLPQDSIKAIRAHNSELNGVKPDTDLDFALRCGETVTGLIHANALIRPEGMKGMTPKSLKKKMKAKAFAASVNRDIINECEHIGLDLGEFFTISIAAIEKIAPEVGLE from the coding sequence ATGATATCCAGAGATGATGCTTTTGAACTGCTGAAAAACAATACCCCTGAAGAGAATCTCATTCATCACGCACTTGAATCTGAAGCTGTGCTTAAAGCTCTTGCTGAAAAACTTGGTAAAAATCAGGATAAATGGGCTCTTACAGGTCTTCTGCATGACCTTGATTACAGCAAAACATGCAACGTTCCTGAGAATCACGGACTGGTTTCAGCCAAAATACTTGAAGAACACCTGCCTCAGGATTCGATCAAAGCGATTAGAGCACACAATTCAGAACTAAACGGGGTAAAGCCGGATACTGATCTTGATTTTGCACTGCGCTGCGGAGAAACCGTCACAGGTCTCATACACGCCAACGCTCTTATACGCCCTGAAGGCATGAAAGGCATGACACCGAAAAGCCTCAAAAAGAAAATGAAAGCAAAGGCTTTTGCTGCAAGTGTAAATCGGGATATTATAAACGAATGCGAACATATCGGTCTTGATTTGGGAGAATTTTTTACAATTTCAATTGCTGCAATTGAAAAAATTGCTCCAGAAGTAGGGCTTGAATAA
- a CDS encoding ABC transporter ATP-binding protein: MTTNILEIKNIKRHYPVSSGILSLSKATIKAVNDISLEVRNGETLGLVGESGCGKSTLARLLTGLESPDSGTIFFKGKAFKDWDSSKIGTMMQMVFQDPYSSLNPRQKVGNIISEGMRINKTGTRLEISKRVEELLVQVGMRPEHAKRYPHEFSGGQRQRIAIARAIAMNPDLIICDEPVSALDVSVQAQVLNLLKKIQTEFALSYVFISHDLSVVSHISDRVAVMYLGKLMEISPTEELYHNPLHPYTQILLEAVPIPDPTIQTADVSIPGDMPSPISPPPGCPFHPRCPKAMDICKETPPMRKEIKKDHTVFCHLY, encoded by the coding sequence ATGACAACTAATATTCTTGAAATAAAAAATATCAAACGACACTACCCGGTCAGCAGTGGGATTCTTTCGTTATCAAAAGCGACCATCAAAGCCGTCAATGATATATCTCTGGAAGTAAGAAACGGCGAAACGCTCGGCCTTGTAGGAGAATCAGGGTGCGGTAAATCAACACTTGCACGGCTACTCACCGGACTGGAGTCTCCAGACTCAGGCACAATATTTTTCAAAGGAAAAGCTTTTAAAGATTGGGATTCTTCGAAAATCGGCACCATGATGCAGATGGTTTTTCAAGACCCGTACTCTTCGCTTAATCCGCGACAGAAAGTCGGGAATATCATTTCGGAAGGAATGAGAATCAACAAAACCGGCACACGTCTGGAAATTTCTAAACGAGTTGAAGAGTTACTTGTTCAGGTTGGAATGCGCCCGGAACATGCCAAAAGATATCCTCATGAATTTTCAGGAGGACAAAGACAGCGTATTGCGATAGCACGAGCGATTGCAATGAATCCAGACCTCATAATCTGTGATGAACCGGTTTCCGCGCTAGATGTTTCAGTGCAGGCACAGGTGCTTAATTTACTCAAAAAAATTCAAACAGAATTTGCTCTAAGCTACGTTTTTATTTCACATGACTTATCGGTAGTGAGTCATATAAGCGACCGCGTAGCAGTGATGTATCTGGGCAAACTCATGGAGATTTCCCCTACCGAAGAACTTTACCACAATCCACTTCATCCATATACTCAGATACTACTTGAAGCGGTTCCAATTCCGGACCCGACCATTCAAACGGCTGATGTTTCAATTCCGGGCGATATGCCCAGCCCAATATCTCCGCCTCCGGGTTGTCCTTTTCACCCACGCTGCCCGAAGGCTATGGATATATGCAAAGAAACTCCGCCCATGCGTAAAGAAATAAAAAAAGACCATACAGTCTTCTGCCACCTATACTAA
- a CDS encoding ABC transporter ATP-binding protein, protein MTAPILKIKNLTTSFATPNGIIRAVDNASLELGQGETLAVVGESGCGKTVLSLSIMGLIPDPPGRITEGQVVYQNQDLVQMTDKQMQKIRGNHLSMIFQEPMTSLNPVFKIGDQIGETLRLHKGLDQHEAEQAAIEALILVGIPNPQKRVNSFPHELSGGMRQRVMIAMALACNPEILIADEPTTALDVTIQAQILRLLDDMKKKMNGSIMLITHDLGVVARVASRVAVMYAGQLVECSNIYDLFKEPLHPYTQGLLASVPILGSRLELTPIPGNVPALNNLPEGCRFHPRCKFAFDKCKQQEPQLISKEGREIRCWLHA, encoded by the coding sequence ATGACTGCACCAATTTTAAAAATCAAGAATTTAACAACATCTTTTGCAACTCCTAACGGAATCATCAGGGCTGTGGATAATGCCAGTCTTGAGTTAGGGCAAGGAGAAACTTTAGCAGTCGTAGGTGAGTCCGGCTGCGGCAAAACGGTTCTATCCCTATCCATAATGGGTCTTATACCAGATCCTCCGGGAAGAATCACTGAAGGACAGGTCGTTTATCAAAATCAGGATTTAGTCCAGATGACTGATAAACAGATGCAAAAGATTCGTGGAAATCATCTTTCCATGATTTTTCAGGAACCCATGACTTCGCTCAACCCGGTTTTTAAGATCGGCGATCAAATCGGCGAAACGCTTAGGCTCCACAAAGGACTTGATCAGCACGAAGCAGAACAAGCCGCCATAGAAGCCCTTATCCTTGTGGGCATTCCCAATCCTCAGAAACGAGTTAACAGCTTTCCACATGAGCTGAGCGGTGGAATGAGGCAGCGTGTAATGATTGCTATGGCTCTTGCCTGTAATCCTGAAATACTCATTGCAGATGAACCAACCACAGCTTTAGACGTGACAATTCAGGCACAGATACTGCGGCTGCTTGATGACATGAAAAAGAAAATGAACGGCTCGATAATGCTCATCACTCATGATCTGGGAGTTGTTGCCAGAGTCGCCTCACGCGTTGCGGTCATGTACGCGGGACAACTTGTCGAGTGCTCAAACATTTATGACTTATTCAAAGAACCGCTGCATCCTTATACTCAAGGCTTACTTGCATCAGTACCTATACTTGGCAGCCGTTTGGAACTCACGCCGATTCCGGGTAATGTTCCAGCCCTGAATAATCTGCCCGAAGGGTGCAGATTTCATCCCAGATGTAAATTTGCCTTTGATAAATGTAAACAACAAGAACCACAGTTGATTAGTAAAGAAGGAAGAGAAATTCGCTGCTGGCTGCATGCGTAA
- the trmFO gene encoding methylenetetrahydrofolate--tRNA-(uracil(54)-C(5))-methyltransferase (FADH(2)-oxidizing) TrmFO, whose translation MEKIAVIGGGLAGCECAMQLAKAEIPVVLFEMKPDRYSEAHHIPGLAELVCSNSLRSGDLSTAVGVLKKEMESLDSVVMKAAMQSRVPAGSAVAVDRDIFSNLVTEALEAEELITIVRKEITSLDDPELADFSKIVVSAGPLASEALTESLIAKIGGGRLYFYDAIAPIVSKDSVNMDIAFFGSRYKPEDDDYLNCPMTEEQYAAFLAELKQGERVVPREFEKEIHFEGCLPIEEMADRGDQTLTFGPLKPVGLIDPRNEEMAYAVVQLRAENKEKTSFNMVGFQTKLKYPEQKRIFRMIPGLENVEFLRLGSIHRNTYVNAPDVLDENLALKADSRIHLAGQITGVEGYLESAACGLWVGLFLAQQAKGRTLPAPPAETSMGALLGHLREHKKNFQPSNVQFGLMPALNKRAPKRVRKELYAKRAMEMFENWFNENLGE comes from the coding sequence GTGGAAAAAATAGCAGTTATCGGTGGCGGTTTGGCCGGGTGTGAGTGTGCAATGCAACTTGCAAAGGCGGAAATTCCCGTTGTTCTTTTTGAAATGAAGCCGGATCGTTATTCCGAAGCTCATCATATTCCTGGACTGGCAGAGCTGGTTTGTTCTAATTCGCTCCGCTCGGGAGATCTAAGCACTGCTGTCGGCGTACTTAAAAAAGAGATGGAGTCTTTAGACTCAGTGGTCATGAAGGCTGCTATGCAGTCCAGAGTTCCTGCGGGCTCTGCTGTTGCAGTAGACCGTGATATCTTTTCAAATTTGGTTACGGAAGCTTTGGAAGCAGAAGAGCTTATTACAATTGTCCGCAAAGAAATCACTTCACTTGATGATCCTGAACTTGCGGATTTTTCTAAAATTGTAGTTTCAGCGGGCCCTTTGGCTTCCGAAGCATTAACTGAAAGTTTAATTGCAAAGATTGGTGGTGGGCGTCTTTATTTTTACGACGCGATTGCACCGATAGTCAGCAAAGATTCAGTTAATATGGATATTGCGTTTTTCGGTTCACGATACAAGCCTGAAGATGACGACTATTTGAATTGCCCCATGACTGAGGAGCAGTATGCTGCTTTTCTTGCTGAACTTAAGCAGGGGGAAAGAGTTGTTCCGCGTGAGTTTGAAAAAGAAATTCATTTCGAAGGATGTTTGCCAATCGAAGAAATGGCTGATCGCGGAGATCAGACGTTAACTTTCGGACCGCTTAAGCCTGTCGGGTTGATTGATCCCCGTAACGAAGAAATGGCCTATGCCGTTGTGCAGCTGCGGGCTGAAAATAAAGAAAAGACTTCATTTAATATGGTCGGTTTCCAGACCAAGTTAAAATATCCTGAACAGAAAAGAATTTTCAGAATGATTCCCGGTCTTGAAAATGTGGAGTTTTTAAGGCTTGGAAGTATTCACCGCAATACATATGTAAACGCGCCGGATGTCCTTGACGAAAATCTAGCTTTGAAAGCTGATTCGCGCATTCATCTTGCCGGGCAGATCACAGGTGTAGAAGGGTATCTGGAATCCGCGGCTTGTGGGCTGTGGGTAGGCCTTTTCTTAGCTCAACAGGCAAAAGGGCGAACTCTTCCTGCTCCTCCTGCTGAAACTTCAATGGGCGCATTGCTTGGTCATCTGCGTGAACATAAGAAGAATTTTCAACCTTCAAACGTTCAGTTCGGTTTAATGCCGGCACTTAATAAGCGGGCACCCAAAAGAGTGCGTAAAGAGCTTTACGCTAAACGGGCTATGGAAATGTTTGAAAACTGGTTTAATGAAAATTTGGGTGAATAG
- the dapA gene encoding 4-hydroxy-tetrahydrodipicolinate synthase, with protein MTFQGAFTALVTPFKDGAIDQDAYRELIEWQIEQGIDGLVPCGTTGEAATMTHEEQGEAIRICVEQAKGRVPVIAGAGSNNTKEAVYLTDLAKKAGADATLQITPYYNKPTPQGLLEHFKALSKEASMPFFLYNVPGRTGLNAQPETIARIAREVPDVIGVKEATGNLEQCSNLIEQCPEGFIVFSGDDFTVLPLLSIGGHGAISVVSNIAPKLMSEMCAAYRAGNTAKAKEIHYKLQPLNRAMFIETNPIPVKTSLGMMGKLETSFRLPIVPLLPENELKLKNILKENGII; from the coding sequence ATGACTTTCCAAGGAGCATTCACTGCTCTGGTTACTCCGTTCAAGGACGGAGCAATTGATCAGGATGCGTATCGTGAACTGATCGAATGGCAGATTGAACAAGGCATCGACGGTTTAGTTCCATGCGGAACAACCGGCGAAGCGGCAACTATGACTCACGAAGAACAGGGTGAGGCTATAAGAATCTGTGTCGAGCAGGCCAAGGGACGTGTCCCGGTCATCGCTGGCGCGGGTTCTAACAATACTAAAGAAGCCGTATACCTTACAGACCTTGCTAAAAAAGCAGGAGCTGATGCCACCCTCCAGATCACTCCTTATTACAATAAACCGACCCCGCAGGGACTCCTTGAACACTTCAAGGCTCTTTCTAAAGAAGCGTCTATGCCCTTCTTTCTTTACAATGTGCCGGGAAGAACTGGTCTTAATGCCCAGCCCGAAACAATTGCAAGAATAGCAAGAGAAGTTCCCGATGTTATCGGTGTAAAAGAAGCTACAGGCAACCTCGAACAATGTTCAAATCTTATTGAACAATGCCCCGAAGGTTTCATAGTTTTCTCAGGTGATGACTTTACAGTACTTCCGTTACTTTCCATCGGCGGACATGGTGCGATTTCAGTAGTATCAAACATCGCTCCAAAGCTGATGAGTGAAATGTGTGCGGCATACCGCGCAGGAAATACCGCAAAAGCAAAGGAAATTCATTATAAACTACAGCCTCTTAACAGAGCTATGTTTATTGAAACTAATCCTATTCCCGTTAAAACATCCCTTGGCATGATGGGTAAGCTCGAAACTTCATTCAGACTTCCCATTGTTCCACTGCTTCCTGAAAACGAATTGAAGCTGAAAAATATTCTGAAAGAAAATGGAATAATCTAA
- a CDS encoding UshA-like (seleno)protein family 2, with protein MRLYIFILFILAGIGLPFQAHAGKDVALSIVYTANTFGTVNPCPTUGGKTLGGLARRAGYFLDLRDSKSPESFFVGGAFEFLPTSGESVPALKRDALSKSFQFMDYDLGILSPAEADFLKDSPNGIPENWINCNKASVKIIPLAHGKKAGFIILPYLEKGSKGLSQELIAELTELFKKFKNKTDILIGISSWGYFKEKTLLASPVFAEAPLDILLGSGDGPGMTGAVDDNGKTLWVRSYPTGKAVNRIDIFQWPSRDADFKWTSGQNIRWFLQSLRKNIRQEPTVLKIIEGISDDK; from the coding sequence ATGCGCCTATACATATTTATTCTTTTCATCCTTGCCGGCATTGGACTTCCGTTTCAAGCTCATGCCGGCAAGGATGTGGCATTATCTATTGTATACACTGCCAACACCTTCGGGACAGTTAACCCCTGTCCTACATGAGGCGGAAAAACACTTGGAGGACTGGCCCGGCGGGCTGGTTATTTTCTAGATCTTCGAGACTCTAAAAGTCCCGAGAGTTTTTTTGTTGGCGGAGCGTTCGAATTTTTACCTACATCCGGCGAATCAGTCCCTGCTCTTAAAAGAGATGCTCTCTCTAAATCGTTCCAGTTTATGGATTATGATTTAGGGATTCTCAGTCCTGCTGAAGCAGATTTTTTAAAGGATTCGCCAAACGGAATTCCTGAAAACTGGATCAACTGCAACAAAGCTTCTGTCAAAATTATCCCTTTAGCTCACGGCAAAAAAGCCGGGTTCATAATATTGCCTTACCTTGAAAAAGGATCTAAAGGTTTATCTCAAGAGTTAATTGCTGAATTAACAGAACTTTTTAAGAAGTTTAAAAACAAGACAGATATCCTGATCGGAATTAGTTCCTGGGGATATTTTAAAGAGAAAACACTTCTTGCTTCACCAGTTTTTGCAGAAGCTCCCCTCGATATTCTTCTTGGAAGTGGGGACGGACCGGGAATGACCGGAGCTGTTGATGACAACGGCAAAACTTTATGGGTCCGCAGCTACCCAACCGGAAAAGCCGTCAATAGGATTGATATTTTTCAGTGGCCGTCCCGGGATGCTGATTTCAAATGGACTTCAGGACAGAATATTCGATGGTTTCTACAAAGCCTACGTAAAAATATTCGTCAAGAACCAACTGTGCTGAAGATCATTGAAGGCATTTCAGACGATAAATAG
- a CDS encoding HU family DNA-binding protein encodes MNKSELIKNLAEEKGLHVDESSEIVDAFVDAIKEALVRGDRVEIRGFGSFKMKEYQGYTGRNPKTGSVVSVTPKKLPFFRPGKELKEFLNG; translated from the coding sequence ATGAACAAAAGCGAACTGATCAAGAATCTTGCTGAAGAAAAAGGACTCCATGTAGACGAGTCTTCCGAAATTGTTGATGCATTTGTCGATGCCATAAAAGAAGCTCTTGTCCGTGGTGACAGAGTTGAAATTAGAGGTTTCGGCAGTTTCAAAATGAAAGAATACCAAGGCTATACCGGCAGAAATCCGAAAACCGGTTCTGTTGTTAGTGTAACCCCTAAAAAATTACCGTTCTTCCGTCCAGGTAAAGAGCTTAAAGAATTTTTGAACGGTTAA
- a CDS encoding MinD/ParA family protein yields the protein MINANKTLSLAVMSGKGGVGKTNLSLNLSYALNAGGNSLLLMDCDLGLANLDVLLGISPESNMQDLLISGTKPSDIVIPIEEGKKFDILPAASGVPELVEMDEDMQEMLFSKISKLVGRYQYLVMDLGAGINSTVLSFATIAQMRFVVITPEPTSLTDSYALIKVLHTRHNVSDFNIIVNQATTSKEAKETFDRLNMACEKFLNIKLKNIGFVRYDPAVTEAVRRQIPFLKYAPKSEASRDILNIAVKIQKIRMENMGKLGDRPVIKKFPDLST from the coding sequence ATGATCAACGCGAATAAAACACTTAGCCTGGCAGTAATGAGCGGAAAAGGCGGAGTCGGAAAAACGAACCTTTCCCTGAATTTATCGTATGCTCTTAATGCCGGTGGAAACAGCCTGCTCCTTATGGATTGCGATCTCGGTCTGGCCAACCTTGATGTTCTTTTAGGAATTTCTCCCGAAAGCAACATGCAGGATCTTCTTATCAGCGGAACCAAACCTTCAGACATCGTCATTCCCATTGAAGAAGGTAAAAAATTTGATATTCTGCCTGCGGCATCCGGTGTCCCTGAGCTTGTTGAAATGGATGAAGATATGCAGGAAATGCTTTTCAGCAAAATTTCTAAACTGGTAGGACGTTACCAGTATTTAGTCATGGACCTTGGAGCTGGGATTAACAGCACAGTTCTTTCTTTTGCAACAATAGCTCAAATGAGATTTGTTGTGATAACACCTGAACCCACCTCTCTGACTGACAGTTACGCTCTGATCAAAGTTCTTCATACTCGGCATAATGTCAGTGATTTCAATATAATAGTAAATCAGGCAACAACTTCCAAGGAAGCTAAAGAGACTTTTGACAGACTGAATATGGCCTGTGAAAAATTTCTTAATATTAAGTTGAAAAATATAGGCTTTGTGCGCTATGATCCTGCGGTAACTGAAGCAGTTAGACGACAAATACCCTTTCTTAAATATGCTCCGAAATCCGAGGCAAGCCGCGATATTCTAAATATCGCTGTTAAGATTCAAAAGATTAGGATGGAGAATATGGGTAAATTAGGTGATAGACCTGTTATTAAAAAATTTCCGGATCTATCCACCTAA
- a CDS encoding GGDEF domain-containing protein, protein MNAEYIAENEAYLLDELLSVRERFCDEKNVCFGKNCLDGLAILRLCPGMTLSAWKILAERHGLNDWMTIPLEENITPHLKHVQSVLQTLSYKTEHDPLTGLSNRRAFERTLDQEIERSRRNKTSVSLAILDLDNFKAVNDTYGHLKGDEVLIDLADMISNSSRRYDLVARIGGEEFAIILSGAGQFKAEQLLERLLEKTRTLTFKKPHGKETFSITCSIGLATYKGLIDIQMHDFIEKADKSLYEAKNTGKNRICTAKILDFESVTRETLVHANEKKFLFTGK, encoded by the coding sequence ATGAACGCTGAATATATTGCTGAGAATGAAGCCTATCTGCTGGATGAACTCCTTTCAGTAAGAGAACGCTTCTGCGATGAAAAAAATGTTTGCTTCGGTAAAAACTGTTTGGATGGTCTTGCCATTCTCAGACTCTGCCCCGGCATGACTCTCAGTGCGTGGAAAATTCTTGCAGAACGTCACGGTCTCAACGACTGGATGACAATTCCACTTGAAGAGAACATTACGCCGCACCTTAAACACGTCCAAAGTGTATTGCAGACACTTTCTTACAAAACCGAACACGACCCCCTGACAGGACTGTCAAACCGAAGAGCGTTTGAAAGAACTCTCGATCAGGAAATTGAGCGCTCAAGAAGAAACAAAACCTCTGTCAGCCTCGCCATACTGGACCTTGATAACTTCAAAGCTGTCAACGATACATATGGGCATCTTAAAGGGGATGAAGTTCTGATAGACCTTGCAGACATGATATCCAACAGTTCTCGCAGGTATGACCTTGTCGCCAGAATCGGCGGAGAGGAATTTGCAATTATTCTTTCCGGGGCCGGACAATTTAAAGCTGAACAATTACTTGAGCGCCTTCTTGAAAAAACAAGAACACTGACGTTTAAAAAGCCGCACGGCAAAGAGACTTTTTCTATAACCTGTTCTATCGGATTAGCCACTTACAAGGGGTTGATAGATATACAAATGCACGACTTCATTGAAAAGGCAGATAAATCTCTATATGAGGCTAAAAATACTGGTAAAAACCGTATTTGCACCGCAAAAATATTAGATTTTGAATCAGTAACAAGGGAAACTCTTGTTCATGCCAACGAAAAGAAATTTTTATTCACGGGAAAATAA
- the prfB gene encoding peptide chain release factor 2 (programmed frameshift), which translates to MLQFSDLKSKAANCNKKFISLWGRLDHAQCKERLEEIEHDLSKPGAWDKPDELTPVLREKSILEEKVASYEALSSTKSDVKEWLILAAEDQDQEILETLSEILTKLSNLIEQTELATLLSNPEDKSTAILEIHPGAGGVEAQDWAEMLLRMYMRWCEKRNWQASYLDLQPGDEAGIKSVTIQVKGLYAYGFMKGEAGIHRLIRISPYDASGRRHTSFASVDVYPEISHDIEIEVKDDDIRLDVFRASGPGGQHVNKTNSAVRITHLPTNIVVQCQNEKSQLKNKETAMKVLKSRLYEQELKRQEESKKADYSSKDSIAWGSQIKTYTLQPYRLVKDHRCGAEDGNVDAVLDGELDDLVRNYLLHAYGG; encoded by the exons ATGCTTCAATTTTCGGATTTAAAATCCAAAGCAGCAAACTGCAACAAAAAATTTATCAGCCTCTGGGGGCGACTT GACCACGCTCAATGTAAAGAGCGCCTCGAAGAAATAGAACACGACCTGAGCAAGCCCGGAGCTTGGGACAAGCCGGATGAGCTTACCCCTGTTCTCAGAGAAAAAAGCATACTTGAAGAAAAAGTAGCCTCCTACGAAGCACTTTCTTCGACCAAAAGCGATGTGAAAGAATGGCTGATTCTTGCCGCAGAAGATCAGGATCAGGAAATTCTGGAAACCCTTTCAGAGATTCTCACAAAGCTTTCTAATCTAATTGAGCAAACTGAACTTGCGACTCTTCTCTCCAACCCTGAAGATAAAAGCACCGCCATCTTGGAAATTCATCCGGGAGCAGGCGGAGTTGAAGCTCAGGACTGGGCAGAAATGCTTCTTAGAATGTACATGCGATGGTGCGAAAAAAGAAATTGGCAAGCCAGTTATCTTGATCTGCAACCAGGTGATGAAGCCGGTATTAAGAGTGTAACTATTCAAGTCAAAGGACTTTACGCTTACGGTTTTATGAAAGGAGAAGCCGGAATTCACAGACTTATCCGCATATCTCCGTATGATGCATCAGGTAGAAGACATACCTCATTTGCCTCTGTCGATGTTTATCCTGAAATATCTCACGATATTGAAATAGAAGTTAAAGATGATGATATCCGTCTGGACGTATTCCGCGCAAGCGGTCCCGGCGGGCAGCACGTCAACAAAACAAATTCAGCGGTGCGTATTACACATCTGCCGACAAATATTGTTGTGCAATGCCAGAATGAAAAATCTCAGCTCAAGAATAAAGAAACGGCGATGAAAGTTTTAAAATCCCGTCTTTACGAGCAAGAGCTGAAAAGACAGGAAGAAAGTAAAAAAGCCGACTACTCCTCCAAAGATTCAATTGCGTGGGGAAGTCAGATTAAAACATATACCCTACAGCCTTACAGACTGGTTAAGGACCATCGTTGCGGCGCAGAAGACGGAAATGTTGACGCGGTTCTTGACGGTGAACTTGATGATTTGGTCAGAAACTACCTGCTTCATGCATACGGCGGATAA